Within the Maniola hyperantus chromosome 7, iAphHyp1.2, whole genome shotgun sequence genome, the region ccgtagtaaaccaTAGTAAGACAAAGAACTCTAAAGGTAGATTCTGAGCTGCGCAAGCGACGCTTGGGATGGGAGGCAATCACCTCAAATACCTACTCCCTCCATACATTTCTGTACAAAGCACTATGCAAGTGTCACCTTCAGTGTCGCGTGTCGCTATCACGTGTCACTGTCATGTTACTCAAAGTCTAACTTTataatttcattcattcattcatcgtTACCCGTGCTACACAAACATATATTTTAATTCTTTACATAGGTACCTGtatacgcacaacagacggaaacgtttaagtgcggaaaccagcccagaatgaagaaagaaagaaagaaggtaCCTGTATGTTTACCATAGTTtatgactttgactttagtTTATTGTTCATCGTAGAGTGTATAGATGTAATTGTTACTTACTCCCTAAGTAACAATATAGTTCGAGTAAGTACGAAGTATGAACGGAACGTGATAATtttgtctataaattaaaaaaatcaacataacatttttttacaataatacttATCTTAATATACTATGTATTATCACTTGTTAAACAATGACACAGGACTAATTATATCAATACAGTAGAATCgtataaaagatttaaaataaaataatgatctTTAGTATCCACTGATTCTACAATCTGTATAATATTAGAGCGATGAAAAATGGGACTAAAATTACTATCAGTAATATGTTACGTGATTGTATTAATTAATGTAGAATCAGCAAGAATCTTAGCAGTGTTTCCATTTCCATCAATCAGCCATCAAGTTGTATTCCGGAAACTGACGCAAGAGCTTACTAATAAGGGTCATGATATAACTGTGATAACACCTGATCCCGCGTTTCCCAGAGGTGGAGCACCCTCAAACCTCAAAGAAATAGATTTACATGAAATATCTTACAAGACATGGCAAAAAAATTTTCAAGATGACTTCAATGTTGAAAAGAATAGTTTTACTTCTTTTTCTGAAATAAGGCGTGTATGTATTTTGGTGAGAAATCTATTTAAAACACAGTTGCAAACTCCCAAGGTACAAGAATTATTATCAAATACCACACAAAACTTTGATTTGATACTACTAGAAGGCTTGATATACCCTGGACTTGTATTTTCTCATATCTACAAGTCACCAATCATTCTCTTGAGCTCTTTAGGAGCtgtttataataatgaaaaaattatGGGTTTACCGATGCATCCATTATTATATCCATCTCCTTTACATGAAAGAATTTATAATCTGACAATTTGGGAAAAGTTACAAATACTCTACTATCATTATTCGGTTGAATATGCACTATATTTGAATGAAGCTGATGATAACAACTTCATTCGTCAATATTTTGGACCCGAAATTCCACCCATACACAAATTATATGATAATGTTGACATGTTATTCATTAACATACATCCTATATGGGCAGACAATCAGCCTGTTTCACAAAATGTTGTTTATATGGGTGGAATACATCAGTCACCCGAAAAAGAGTTGCCCAATGTAAGTGTGTTCTTTTGTATTATTAataacttatatttatttttggctacaaaaagagtaggtatgcaaattatatttttgataaCAATAATTTGTCACTTaagttacatttttataaaaataattattacaggATCTAAAAGCTTATTTAGAGTCATCGAAACATGGTGTCATATATTTAAGTTTTGGAACCAATGCATTGTCAGGAATGATACCACACGATAAAGTACAAACGATAATAAAAGTTCTTTCCAATTTGCCCTACGACGTTTTATGGAAATGGGATAAAGATGAACTACCAGGAAAATCTAATAACATCAAAATATCTAAATGGTTCCCACAATCGGATTTGTTAAGtaagacataataatataatggaatTAAAATACGCTTATAATTTTGAGATTTTATCTGAAATACGATTCCCACACAATAAATTGTAATTGTAATGTTTTTGCTCTCGATATAGATAAGAATAACTTTATGACCGTTGTTATCTAATCCTTTAAAGTGAACTTCGTATTATAACCCATCAATCTTTCAATTACAGGGCATTCTAAGGTTAAGCTATTCATTACACAAGCTGGACTTCAATCTACAGATGAAGCGATAACAGCTGGTGTACCACTTATTGCAATACCAATGTTGGCCGACCAGTGGTACAATGCGGAAAAATATGTGAAACACGGCATTGGTAAACAGCTGAACCTAGAAACCCTTACAGAGTATATATTAAAAGATGCTGTTGAAACTGTGATCAACGATGAAAGGTagattttaaaacatatttttttaaatatacaaacattgctttctaaataaatacatattattataaatttatattatatagtactTAGTAACTATGACTATCTGTATTACGCGTAAGCACTATCCAACACAGCTAGCATCTCTTTTCACCAAAAGAGAGACTAGGCCTTTGCAtacatttttttagtttttacttagTTTCTTGGTTTTgtcgttgttttttttttgttttgtgtgcaataaagttttttatCCATCTACTATTTGTTTGCCCCGAACTAAGACCACTTTCCcataacagcgccatctattaacatAGCGCAGCGCGGGTAACTTAATAAATGACACAACTAGCCACGAGGCCCTAAGCCAAGATAGCGGGCCCTAGCCGGCGAAATTACGGCTAGAAGGCCAAAACGGGTGTAACGTGAATACCCCGCGccctacccgggtaaggagccaacccctcgaggcccgtacccccacTTGGTGGGTACACACCCCCCACAAGACCCTGTCGTCGATgcccataaaaaaataaataatttcatttctttataatatttatcgagttttagtatttgttgttgttcaagtatatataactgaaattatcaCAAGTTACAGTTTCTAATATGTAGCCATTTTTGGAATATAGCGTCAAATTCAATCTCCACATTAAACCCCCCATTCCGTATGAGAGCCccttttttatgcaatattcggctgaaagttatcagtttacataatattatgtttaaaaagtaATTACGTTCAGAAGTTGTTAGACGTACAgtcggacaagtgcaatttcactcaagtaaaCTCAGAGACCTTGCTTCGCTCGGTCAATTAAATTACTCTCATACTCTTTTTATCGAACAATGCGCaacgaataaataaaatgaaagttaaattaatttgctggtaggaaatattgtattaaaTGGATGTTATAAATGTATCTTTTTTACAGTTATCGGGAGAATATTATTAAACTCCGTCAGCTGATGCGTGATCAACCAGAGACACCATTAGAACGTGCAGTATGGTGGGCAGAATATGTCATAAGACATGGTGGAGCCAAACATCTAAGAGCAGCTACAGCAAATTTATCATATGCGCAGTATTTTGAAGTTGATCTTATACTAATTGTTTTTTCAGTGTCCTTGATAATTTTAGCTGCATTTGTATTAGCTATTGTACGAGccattaattttgtaaataatttaagaggaacaactaaaataaaatttaaaatcatttaaaattcattaaaaaatcgTCGTTAAAAATAAGAGCTAACAATAAAATGTTTACAGAAAGACTTAAAAAATAGTAACTTATgactttgaatattttaatataactaGGTTATTCCGGAGACTTTCTCAAAATCTTTCATTAGTGTACCCCTAGGATTTTAAAGGTAAGATCAAAAAATCTCATTTTTCTCAGCCTCAGTTTTAGACTGTGGGTTGTCTCTTAATCAGTCATACACGTTTTACagttacagtacccggcagaaaatattgtacatcgacctttagaaagagatagcggtttcgtagagcgttgtctctgtcgttgagacagacaaaacgacgttaatggtcgatgtacaatatttcttccTGGCTACTGTAAGTACTATTTTATGTGTATATTTATAAGATTGGTACAAAAAAGCAAACGACAACGTATCTTAGTGTTATCTATTCATAACATTATACTTATGTAAGAGCTACTGTGTGACTTCATGACTTGACATGAGTGACTtcatatatattattttctaagaTATTGCTCATGTAACACGATATAGTTATTTAAACCTTTTATATAAGTTTTAAGTCATAGTTAAAGCATTTTAGTGaaaccatattttattaagtttgtATTCCTACACACAACAGTGTTATCACAAATTTTACAAAGCCATTAGTACAGTAGAGTAGTCTTTAAGTAGTTATTAGTGTACCTAtttagtatattatttattattaaaaacacgACCATACATGTCTTAGTAAATCGTTAGTGTGATAgagataaaaattattaaaatggtGTCAAAACTTGTGTATGTGTTAATATTTGTGTGTGTAATAGCAAAAATAAAACCAGCTAGAATATTGGCTGTGTTTCCTGTACCTTCAATTAGCCATCAAGTTGTGTTTCGTCCGATAACTCAAGAACTTGCTAAAAGAGGCCACGAAGTCACAGTTATAACACCTGACCCAGCATTTTCTGATGGAAATACTCCACCaaatttaaaagaaattaaTGTTCATGATATATCTTACAAAACATGGCGCAACTTATACATGAATAGCTACAAATCTGACGGCAGTagtacaaattttaatattgtacGCGTAAAGTGGACATTGCTAACAAAAATAGTTGCAATACAGTTAAAATCACCTGAAATTCAGGAAATTATCAATGATAAGGATAACAAGTTTGATTTAATATTGCTTGAAGCTATGATACGTCCTGCACttgtttattcttattttttcgaaGCGCCAGTAATTTTAGTGAGTTCTCTAGGTGCTATCCTTAGTAACCCGAAGGTTATGAGTATGCATACACATGCAATATTATATCCTACACCGCTTCAGAAAAGGATTTACAATCTTACGACCACTGAAAAATTAATTACACTTTATAAGTATTACTCTATTGAATTTGCTGActatttaaatgaaattgaTGAAACTGACCTGTTGCAAAAGATGTTTGGCTCAAAGGTTCCACCTCTAAGTGAGCTTTATAACAACATTGATATGTTGTTTGTCAATACTTATCCTATTTGGATAGATAATCAGCCAGTTCCCCCAACTGTTCTGTGTATCGGCGGAATCCATCAAACCccagaaaaaaaattaccaagggtgagatttttaaaataaagagaaaaatcaAATGTTTCATTCTAACCTTAGTAAAGTTTTACTATCTTGCTCTAAATTCTGAATTGTTTTCCTGATaacttattttcttttctttgacAGGATCTACAAACATATTTAGATTCTTCAAAGCACGGTGTGATATACTTGAGTTTTGGGACAAACGCACTAGCAGGTGCAATACCAGAAGATAAAGTACGAATAATTGTCAAAGTATTATCTGGTCTTCCGTATGATGTTTTATGGAAgtgggataaaaataaattaccggTACAATCTGAAAATATAAAACTATCAAAGTGGTATCCTCAATCTGATTTATTAAGTAAGTTGGTCAGATTAAGTTTTAAGATTCTTACGGCCAGATAATGAAACGAAATTTTACAATTAAGAGCGTTCCAACGTCGATAATTGTTTCTTTTAGTCTTTTTTATGGACAAAATATCAATTGTAACATCCCtaacaatcatgaaattttaaaagcattacaatACGTTGCAGTATTCTTAGAGCctattttaaaacataattttcGAAAATGGGTTCATAGCTTAAATGTATAGAAGTTTTCAGGACATCCTAAAGTCAAACTATTTATAACACAAGCTGGTCTACAATCAACGGATGAAGCTATAGCTGCTGGTGTACCTCTTGTTGCTTTACCATTGTTTGGCGACCAATGGTATAATGCAGAAAAATATGTGAAGCATGGAATTGGTAAAAAGCTTGATATAGAAACCTTATCAGCTGAAGAGTTTAGAGTTGCCGTTGAAAATGTAGCAAAAGATGATAGGTGAGCATGCCTTTTCATCAATATTTCAATTAATGTAAGATTTGCAAGTAAATAATtcaaaatcgttttatttttagctaTCGGAAGAATTTAGTAAAACTGCGACAATTAATGCACGATCAGCCAGAATCTCCTCTTCAAAGAGCTATGTGGTGGGTGGAATACGTCATGAGACACGGTGGAGCAAAACATTTACGTCCACCTTCAGCAAATATATCTTATGTTCAGTACTTTGAAATGAAAGTGTTAtgtattttacttttaagtgtaataataatattagcaatATCAATTATAGTTatagtttttatatttaatgcgTTTAATAGATTTATTAAAGACAAAATGACAGTCAAATGTGAGCTATgatacataatctaaatatataaaaggaaaaggtgactgactgactgactgactgatctatcaacgcacagctcaaactactggacggatcgggctgatcgggcatgccgatagctattatgacgtagggatctgttaagaaaggatttttgaaaattcaactcttaaagGAGGGaaatagagggttgaaatttgtgatgAAATTACGAACATAAGCTAgatgtaatataataatgttaAGAAGATGGTCTcgtattttatgattttttagggttccgtacctcagaaggaaaaacggaacccttataggatcactttgttgtctgtctgtctgtttttgtgaaattgtattttttttgttgtatgtcATGTTGTGTTTGTACAAAATTTACGAAAGAAATACTTTTGTAAAGATCTAGATTAAGACGTTTCTtctgtattataatattatcataaaagtTTTGAATGAGCTTGGCTTGACCTATATGCCTAAACTTAGCTATTAAGGTtgtatttagttttattacCCCGATTCGTAATCAACCAAGAACACAATTATTATATCAATCAAAAATATTCCATTATTTACTGAGCTGTTGAACtgtaaaaactaatttaaaaaataatcacaACTGTATCAGCTGTCAGAGTATAAAGTTGTAAACATAGTTAAGGTCACATCACCTATGTATTTGATAGTATATCTCTAATGGGTTAAATATATACATCGATGATTAAATAgtgttcaaaataaaaataatttcaaatacatatttaaaatgGTGTTCAAATTTTTATCAGTGCTACTATTTATGAGCGTAATTGCAGAAATTAAACCTGCAAAAATACTAGCTGTGTTTCCTATGCCTTCAATAAGTCACCAAGTTGTGTTTCGTCCATTGACTCAGGAACTTGCTAAAAAAGGCCATGATGTTACAGTTATAACGCCCAACCCTGCGTTTCCTGAAGGGAATTTCCCACCAAATTTAAGAGAAATAGATGTACATGATATATCTTACGAAGTTTGGCACAACACATTTCAAAATGATTACAAAGTTGATGGCAATAGTATGAATTTCAATGTTATGAGGCAAACAACACTATCGATAGCAAAAATGTTTGTAGCGCAATTACAATCACCTGAAATCCAGGCATTAATTAATAACGACAGGAAAAagtttgatttaattttaatcgaAGCTGTTGTACGACCTGCACTTGTTTATTCTCACATTTTCAAAGCACCAGTTATTTTAATAAGTTCTCTTGGTGTGGTTCTCAACCATCATAAGGTTATGGGGATGCATTCACACCCATTGTTATATCCCTATATGCTACAGCCAAGGATTTATAATCTTACGCTTACGGAAAAACTGGACCAAGTTTACAAGTACTATTCTGTGGAATTTGCGGACTACTTAAACGAAATTGATGAAAACGAAATATTGAGAAATGTTTTTGGTTCAAAAGTCCCTCCTTTGAGTGATCTTTACCTCAATATTGATATGTTGTTTCTTAATATTCATCCTATTTGGGCAGACAATCAGCCATCTCCCTCTAATGTTCTTTATATTGGCGGAATACATATTTTACCGGAAAAAGAGTTACCAAAGGTAAATTTTtagaagttattattattattattttttctagtAATATAGAAATAGAACAACACAAACTATTACTGAATACGCAATAACACTATACTATattaatgttataatattatgttaattattatactttcaCAGGATCTACAAGAATATTTAGACTCTTCAAAGCACGGCGTCATTTATGTGAGTTTTGGTACAAACGTTCTAGCAGAAATGATACCTTCAGATAAAATAAGAGTGATTATTAATGTTCTCTCGAAACTTCCTTTTGATGTTTTATGGAAGTGGGACAAAAATGAATTACCAGAACAACctagtaatataaaaatttcGAAGTGGTATCCACAAGCAGACTTATTGAGTAAGTAAATAGttggtatttaaaatattaaactttttaatcTGTACttaacttaataattaaaaaattacaggACATCCAAAAGTTAAGCTTTTTATCACACAAGGTGGACTCCAATCGACAGATGAAGCTATTAATGCTGGCGTTCCTCTTGTTGCAATACCTATGTTAGGAGACCAATGGTACAATGCAGAAAAATATGTTAAATATGGTATTGGTAAAAAACTTGATATAAAATCTTTAACAGCCGAAGAGCTCAAAAGCGCTGTTGAAACTGTTATAACAGATTATAGGTGAGTGaaatatgaaatatttattaaaagaaaTTCTCGGTGGTTAAGACTgcatatctctatatataaaaataaatcgctgaatgtgttgctgatcgcaaatctcgagaacacctaaaccgatttcgctaattcttttttcataatattcctatttccttgaagtacgggggtggttcttacggagagaaaaatttaaaaatttcggtacgaagttcgccggggcagctagttatctataaaattcACGGATTTAATAACCTAACCTGAGaaagaaaacaatttttatCACTTAAGTGGTATAATGATTAGAAGACGTAAATCGAACCTACTTGGGCTAATGAGAGACATACATGTAATGGAGGTAACAAGGTAACTTGACACAAGCGCTGGCTGCATTCAGAAAATATAATCGTCatctaaaactttttttaagaaaaccagctaatgcccatgacttcacccgcgtgaacTCAAGTTTATAAAAACCTCTTAGgaacttttagattttttggAATAAACGTAGCCTAgcatatcactctccaggtctttaactacatccATGAAAAATAACGTCGATCTCTTGCTCtgctgcggcgtgattgaaggaaaaaccaacaaacaagcataCCCGCAtttaaactataggtacctagtgaaattaaaagtattattttttcttttcagcTACCGaaacaatataataaaacttcGAGAGTATCGGCGTGATCAACTAATGTCTCCTCTTGAAAGCGCTGTATGGTGGACCGAGTATGTCATAAGGCACGGTGGAGCGAAGCATTTGCGATGCTCTGGTGCTAATTTATCTTATACTGAGTACTTTGAATTTGAAATCCTGTTAATCGTTATGTCAGCAGTATTAACAGTTTTGATTTCGATAATATTAATCGTGGTTTTGGtcattaaatttattaaaaaaatgttaggttaaaaatttaaagtcaAAACAAAATAACTGTCAAAAAAGCGTATCTCATTGTTtgagttattaatattttttatactatgttctgtgtcatattattattagtattgtaTAATACCCCGCGCCGGCCCAAGCAAACGTGGTGCCCTAGGCGAATGACTGGAGTCACGCTGCTTGAGACAAAAAATTCCGTAACCGAAtggtgccaacaggaccctattactaagcctccgctgtccgactctctgtccgtccgtctctcAGCGGACTGTATGTATCTCATGGACCGTATAATAGGTAGGAGACctatagagagttgaaattttcccaGAGTGTGTGTTTTATAgccgctatgacaacaaataagtaactttcaaactggctgccatgcaaatatttaaaaaaagtacatACATACTGTCACattttgtatgatggtacggaatccttcatgtatgagttcgactcgcacttgaccagttttcagtatttgttgtataaacaatattaatatatatattatatatagctGTTCTGAGtgttcgtgctgattcactgactcactcactcactcattgatcacctctcctgaacatttttgtatgaaaaatttttttttcactgttggtttcgtatagaagacCAAAAAATTCATTCGGAGGAAAGAtacggagagagctgatgattgaggatttcggcgacgggtgaagagcacgcttaaggtattgaagataggggGGGGGTGCTTGAGCAAATGTCACTCGAAACGTCATTCAATTGCCAATGagcttaaaaaaaaatgcaaaatggcgaaaaaaagatggccgccatacaaactcCGTCGGCGTCTATCGcggagagtataaaagatggaagagtagtttctttgcaaaagatgatcaggatccgaaggtgtactcgatgaatagaaaaaaaatcaagatggtggaatttattttccatagaaaatgtatggcaaATAAAGTTCACATTAATTTGAAAAACcaacgctgcatgctcgcggaccacttcagtggtccgcgcacccacgcaCCCTACTAGTTATTTGTAGTATACAACTACTGTTCAGTGTAGTCACAGATGTGGGAAGCGGAAAAGAAATGAAATTTTTACGTCACTTATTCGGTTGACATTTCCACGGGACGTGACAGAAATTGCAATAAAGTGACAAAACatttcatacctacctacactttcAGATTTTGTATGAACTTACAATTTGAAATACGTAGCTAAAACTATattcacgtacctacctatacgtcCATAGGTAGATATGATGTATTTTATACTTGGATATCGTAgagaaatcatattttttatttaaaactatagttcgcgacaggtcgagatggcaattggggtatgaggcggggggacgcaccacacacccgcacgtcacctgcgctatcccacgccgggttagcgtggaggctgtgtgggtgtgcagagcgtccccactccgattgtcatctcaacctgtcgcgtaggtactatagtttTTCTTCCggtatctacatctacactaatattataaagaggaaaactttgtttgtttgtttgtttgtttgtttgtttgtttgtttgtttgtttgtttgtttgtttgtttgtttgtactgaataggctcaaaaactactggaccgattttaaaaattctttcaccattcgaaagctacattatccacgagtaacataggctatattttattttggaaaaaaatagggttccgtaagatatttgggtttttcggacacaaggtgtaaaaaatcaaccagaaaagttacttattttgcgtacgctgcctaaactataaaagatagaaccataaaatgttctaattaattgtagatcttataaatatctacaaaaaagtccgcgacacactatacccatctatgtcgagtgaggcacagcaaccatttttttatttaaaaatcttgaattttttttggactacatttaaacgcgtttattttactcatgctattaatccttatcaaaataaatgatttcatcactaagaacagtttatggagataatatttggtctttgaatgattaaaattggacgtttggttttgaagttatggcgaaattaaaatattacgatttctgctgcacggcccgttgtattatataaagaggtaatgtcgttaagtttgtttgtagggggtaatctttagaactactgaaccgattttaaaaattctttcaccagtagaaagctacattattcctgagtgacataggctatacgggatctttaaaaacctaaatctacgcgggcgaagccgcggggatcagctagtctattatatattacttactactaaactaaacatcgtgaggaaatctgcatgcttgagagttttccataatgttctcaaaggtgtgtaaagtctaccaatctgttcttggccagcatggtggactgtgGTCAAACCTATTTCATTCtaaggggagacccgtgctcagtagtgagttaatgatgatgatgatgatgatgactagttACTACTGCTAATTTACTACTAGCTTTTGGCTACGATTTTAGTGAATAAGTGGATGGAGGTCTGGGTTAAAGAAATAATGTGGGTACCTATATCATATTTGGACGattccgtccgcgtggatttacatttttcaaaatcccgcgggaactctttgatttttcaggataaaaagtagctatgctatatgttaatccagggtataatctatctccattccaaatttcatccaaatccgttcagcccaCGGAACagaactgttttttctgttccgtggttcagccgtttttgcatgattgagtaacaaacattaaaacatccacactttaaCGTTTATAATGGGTATTATTGGATTTATTGGATAAAAACATTCGGAATTTAAAGTAATGAATGAAACGGTTCCCAGATTAACATAGCAATACGAGCTCCAATTCTGGATTTTGGCTGTTGAATTATTAATTTGCTTAAGGAATATCAGTGTTAAGCTGGTACGGGGGTAATGGCTGTTGCATGGATGGAGTCTTGTTAGGGGGCTTTTACATTTGATTGATCTATcttctatattatgtatattaaaatgaatcgctgaatgtgttgctgatcgcaaatctcgagaacagcagctggaccgatttcgttaattttttttaataatatttcttgaagtacgaggatggttcttacggtgagaaaattttaaaaaaatcctgaaaaagaatcgactgttaggcggtacgaagttcgccggggcagctagtttcaaataatttatgaaTTACAATTTATTACAATTGGATGTTGTTTCGCAAAAAGAATCCAACCCACATTGTACTATGATTTTAGACACGTCGTTGACTATTATTAGCTATTATATTTT harbors:
- the LOC138402210 gene encoding UDP-glucosyltransferase 2-like isoform X1; its protein translation is MGLKLLSVICYVIVLINVESARILAVFPFPSISHQVVFRKLTQELTNKGHDITVITPDPAFPRGGAPSNLKEIDLHEISYKTWQKNFQDDFNVEKNSFTSFSEIRRVCILVRNLFKTQLQTPKVQELLSNTTQNFDLILLEGLIYPGLVFSHIYKSPIILLSSLGAVYNNEKIMGLPMHPLLYPSPLHERIYNLTIWEKLQILYYHYSVEYALYLNEADDNNFIRQYFGPEIPPIHKLYDNVDMLFINIHPIWADNQPVSQNVVYMGGIHQSPEKELPNDLKAYLESSKHGVIYLSFGTNALSGMIPHDKVQTIIKVLSNLPYDVLWKWDKDELPGKSNNIKISKWFPQSDLLRHSKVKLFITQAGLQSTDEAITAGVPLIAIPMLADQWYNAEKYVKHGIGKQLNLETLTEYILKDAVETVINDESYRENIIKLRQLMRDQPETPLERAVWWAEYVIRHGGAKHLRAATANLSYAQYFEVDLILIVFSVSLIILAAFVLAIVRAINFVNNLRGTTKIKFKII
- the LOC138402210 gene encoding UDP-glycosyltransferase UGT5-like isoform X2, encoding MGGIHQSPEKELPNDLKAYLESSKHGVIYLSFGTNALSGMIPHDKVQTIIKVLSNLPYDVLWKWDKDELPGKSNNIKISKWFPQSDLLRHSKVKLFITQAGLQSTDEAITAGVPLIAIPMLADQWYNAEKYVKHGIGKQLNLETLTEYILKDAVETVINDESYRENIIKLRQLMRDQPETPLERAVWWAEYVIRHGGAKHLRAATANLSYAQYFEVDLILIVFSVSLIILAAFVLAIVRAINFVNNLRGTTKIKFKII
- the LOC117984038 gene encoding UDP-glucosyltransferase 2-like, which translates into the protein MVSKLVYVLIFVCVIAKIKPARILAVFPVPSISHQVVFRPITQELAKRGHEVTVITPDPAFSDGNTPPNLKEINVHDISYKTWRNLYMNSYKSDGSSTNFNIVRVKWTLLTKIVAIQLKSPEIQEIINDKDNKFDLILLEAMIRPALVYSYFFEAPVILVSSLGAILSNPKVMSMHTHAILYPTPLQKRIYNLTTTEKLITLYKYYSIEFADYLNEIDETDLLQKMFGSKVPPLSELYNNIDMLFVNTYPIWIDNQPVPPTVLCIGGIHQTPEKKLPRDLQTYLDSSKHGVIYLSFGTNALAGAIPEDKVRIIVKVLSGLPYDVLWKWDKNKLPVQSENIKLSKWYPQSDLLRHPKVKLFITQAGLQSTDEAIAAGVPLVALPLFGDQWYNAEKYVKHGIGKKLDIETLSAEEFRVAVENVAKDDSYRKNLVKLRQLMHDQPESPLQRAMWWVEYVMRHGGAKHLRPPSANISYVQYFEMKVLCILLLSVIIILAISIIVIVFIFNAFNRFIKDKMTVKCEL
- the LOC117983457 gene encoding UDP-glucosyltransferase 2-like, coding for MVFKFLSVLLFMSVIAEIKPAKILAVFPMPSISHQVVFRPLTQELAKKGHDVTVITPNPAFPEGNFPPNLREIDVHDISYEVWHNTFQNDYKVDGNSMNFNVMRQTTLSIAKMFVAQLQSPEIQALINNDRKKFDLILIEAVVRPALVYSHIFKAPVILISSLGVVLNHHKVMGMHSHPLLYPYMLQPRIYNLTLTEKLDQVYKYYSVEFADYLNEIDENEILRNVFGSKVPPLSDLYLNIDMLFLNIHPIWADNQPSPSNVLYIGGIHILPEKELPKDLQEYLDSSKHGVIYVSFGTNVLAEMIPSDKIRVIINVLSKLPFDVLWKWDKNELPEQPSNIKISKWYPQADLLRHPKVKLFITQGGLQSTDEAINAGVPLVAIPMLGDQWYNAEKYVKYGIGKKLDIKSLTAEELKSAVETVITDYSYRNNIIKLREYRRDQLMSPLESAVWWTEYVIRHGGAKHLRCSGANLSYTEYFEFEILLIVMSAVLTVLISIILIVVLVIKFIKKMLG